AGCATCACTGTTGGTCTTGGCAAAGCGGTGAACGGGGGTATGGCAACCGCCAAGAGCACATGCCCTTTTGGCAAGACGATCAAGATCCCTTAGAACTGCAACGCCGCGTGGTGATTGCCCACTCCCTAGGGCCGCATCTGCTCCCGGATGCCGTGTTCACCAAAGCCACCGACGTGGTTTTGCTCGCAAGTTTTTCCAGATTTGTGCCGCAAGGACCCAAAGGTCGAGCTCTCAAAACTGGTTTGAAGAGCATGCGCCGATGCCTTGATAGCGAAGCTGAAGCTGAGATGCTCACAACCTTCTTAAAGCGGGCAGCAGCGCCATCGCCACCAGACCGCCTCCCACGCGGCCCCATCCATGAAGGACTGTCGAGGGAGGGCCGTGAACGCTTAACCGACGACTTAGATCGGCTCATCGCAAGCGCAGAGTTACCGCTGGGGCTGCAAGCAACAGCAAGAGTGCTGGTCGTAGAGGCAGCCCAAGACGCGATTGTGGTGCCAGCCGCAAGACAAGAGCTGCGCGATGCCGTTCAGACCCGACTGCAGCATCCAGCAGAACACTGGTGCCTACCCGGTAGCGGGCATGCATTGTTGGTGCCAGAGCTGCTGATACGAATCCAGCGATGGCTTGATCAGGCTCCTGGAGAGACATGAGCAACACCTGGGGGGCCAAGGTTCTACGCAGCTTCGATGGCGCAGCAACCCAATACAACCGGGCCGCCCGTCTCCAAACAGCGATGGCCTGGCGACTCGCCGGGCACTGCCAACGGCTCCCAATTCCATCCGGACGATGGCTGGATCTCGGCAGTGGAACAGGATTGCTTGCCGATGCCATCGAACAACGGAACCCCGGCAAGGTCGTGGAACGCATCGATGGAAGCCCCTCCATGCTGGCCCGCCACTCCCGTCCAGACCAGACTCAGCTGTGGGATTTAAATCAACCCTTCCAATTCTGGGACAACGCTCCAACCCTGATCACCTCCAGCTTCTGCCTCCACTGGTTGTCCGACCCAGGTACAACACTGAGGCACTGGTTCGATTGTCTAGCTCCAGGTGGCTGGTTAGTTGTGGCGCTGCCGGTTGCAGGTTGCTTCCCGCAGTGGCACGAAGCGGCCCGCCAAGCGGCAGTCCCCTGCGCAGCTCTGCGTTTCCCAACAACCAGCGCGTTGACGGCCTCGTTACCGAAACAGCAGATCAGGCAACAACAACAGCTCAACTTCAGCGAACAAGCAAGCCATATCACAGCTCTATTGCGGCCTATGCAGACCATTGGCGCCGGCACCAGCACCCGCTCAGCTCTCAGCGTGAAGCAGTGGCGTCAACTAAGCGCCCACTGGCCTGATCGTTCAGAGGAAGGGCAGGTCAGATTGACCTGGTTAATTCAAATCCTGGTGATCGAGCGATGAACACGCCTCCCCTTCGATTGGTGATTTGCGGAACAGACACCGATGTTGGGAAAACCATCGTTAGCGCCCTCTTTGTTCAAGGCTTAGAGGCCAGCTATTGGAAGCCAGTCCAAAGCGGCACAGAAGGTGGTGGTGATCGTCAACGGGTCATCGATCTTCTAGACCTTCCAAAGGAGCGATGGAAAGAAGAAGCCTATGCATTCCAAGCCCCCGTTTCTCCTCACTGGGCTGCCGAACGAGAAGGGCGATGCATTGACCCCAACCAGCTCCAATTGCCATCAACAGATGGACCGTTGGTGGTGGAGACCGCTGGAGGTCTGATGGTGCCACTCACACGCCACTGGCTGCAAATCCAACAACTCGAACGGTGGCAGCTTCCAGTGGTGTTGGTAGCCCGGAGTGAATTGGGTACCTTGAACCACACGCTTCTCAGCCTGGAGGCATTGAGAAGACGGAACATTCCGATCCTTGGGCTGGTGATTAATGGCCCTCCCCACGCCGACAATCCCCACACCCTTAACGAACTCGGCAAGGTCCCGTTGCTGTGCGAATTCCCACCACTGGAGACACTCAATGCCGCAGCTCTTGCCAGGCAATGGCATGTTCAGAACGTGAAAGCTAAGGTCGAAACCGAGATCAATCGTTTACGGGCTTCGAGATGAATCGCCATCAGACCGGAGTCGCCGTGGCTGTTGCCCTTCTTTGCGCGGGGATTTTAGTGTTATTTACTGACGTCGAAGTTGGACTTGTGCGCTGGATTAACTGTGGCCCGATCGCTACGGAATCAGAACAAAACAGTGAAATGTGCCGCTGAGCTCATCAGAAACGAATTAATCCACTGGCAACTGTAATAACGAAGTGCCTCAGCATCACCATCCACACCTCTGGCCTCCGTTCACCCAGGTCTCCACAACGCCTCCCTTAGAGAGAGTGCTTCGAGGAGAAGGAGCCCTTCTGTACCGAGATGAAGGACCTCCTTTAATTGATGCAATTAGCAGCTGGTGGGTGA
The window above is part of the Synechococcus sp. WH 8020 genome. Proteins encoded here:
- a CDS encoding alpha/beta fold hydrolase, whose translation is MKQVIAMHGWGEDSHSWVPWIRHFKHHCWSWQSGERGYGNRQEHMPFWQDDQDPLELQRRVVIAHSLGPHLLPDAVFTKATDVVLLASFSRFVPQGPKGRALKTGLKSMRRCLDSEAEAEMLTTFLKRAAAPSPPDRLPRGPIHEGLSREGRERLTDDLDRLIASAELPLGLQATARVLVVEAAQDAIVVPAARQELRDAVQTRLQHPAEHWCLPGSGHALLVPELLIRIQRWLDQAPGET
- a CDS encoding methyltransferase domain-containing protein, whose amino-acid sequence is MSNTWGAKVLRSFDGAATQYNRAARLQTAMAWRLAGHCQRLPIPSGRWLDLGSGTGLLADAIEQRNPGKVVERIDGSPSMLARHSRPDQTQLWDLNQPFQFWDNAPTLITSSFCLHWLSDPGTTLRHWFDCLAPGGWLVVALPVAGCFPQWHEAARQAAVPCAALRFPTTSALTASLPKQQIRQQQQLNFSEQASHITALLRPMQTIGAGTSTRSALSVKQWRQLSAHWPDRSEEGQVRLTWLIQILVIER
- the bioD gene encoding dethiobiotin synthase; its protein translation is MNTPPLRLVICGTDTDVGKTIVSALFVQGLEASYWKPVQSGTEGGGDRQRVIDLLDLPKERWKEEAYAFQAPVSPHWAAEREGRCIDPNQLQLPSTDGPLVVETAGGLMVPLTRHWLQIQQLERWQLPVVLVARSELGTLNHTLLSLEALRRRNIPILGLVINGPPHADNPHTLNELGKVPLLCEFPPLETLNAAALARQWHVQNVKAKVETEINRLRASR